From a region of the uncultured Desulfatiglans sp. genome:
- a CDS encoding conserved hypothetical protein (Evidence 4 : Unknown function but conserved in other organisms) yields the protein MKPSLEQVALQAAAEGFQVFPCRPGGKEPITPHGLKDATRDTQQIKAWWAKWPKANVAVRTGEASGFFALDPDGEEGAASLAALEDEHGGLPATRAHRTGNGRHLLLRWPDGADIKSRNGKLGHRLDVKANGGYILWPGSVHPSGAIYEVEKNLPMADCPPWLLELVTKNWNWDGARRERAAGQTSAYGRKALDDECAKVATTPDGERNETLNRAAYRIFQLVSGGHIAEGEAVARLTEAARTAGLSAAEIEKTIRSAAAGMGSPRGPEPNERGSSARAEGAEPTPETPAVPWPTATDEMFFGWMGDHAREATENTEADPVATYLTELVAFGVEAGRDAHLRIGDDEHHARLFVAIVGNTSRGRKGTSAGPVLTLFKSEDGDPASMDHRFARLSHGPLSTGEGLAFAVRDPRYEWDRKQQESVMVEAGIADKRLFVLDSEMASALACTKREGNTLSTLLRCFWDGSPAEPLTKTSPTRSTGHHVGIVTHITHHELLKRLPDTENFSGFSNRFLWVCARRPQLVPLPSRMPKQRVREYRKTLLRCLAFAQGVGEITLSDAARDLWLEVYPRLSVDTPGLIGAVTSRSESYTLRLALIFALSDCSREIKPDHLRAALEVWCYCEASARYIFSGAAEDSTQAKILEALADGPKTGTELYKGVFACNVKAEKIKGGLDELKKSGRIVEQAEKTSGRPRVTYALKVRRPDTDDEVTI from the coding sequence TGAGCAAGTCGCCCTTCAGGCCGCCGCCGAAGGGTTTCAGGTGTTCCCTTGCAGGCCAGGAGGGAAAGAACCTATCACGCCACACGGTTTGAAGGATGCCACCAGAGACACACAGCAGATAAAAGCCTGGTGGGCGAAATGGCCTAAGGCAAATGTCGCGGTCCGGACCGGAGAGGCCAGCGGATTTTTCGCGCTTGATCCGGATGGAGAGGAAGGGGCCGCAAGCCTCGCCGCCCTCGAAGACGAGCACGGGGGGCTACCAGCGACGCGGGCACACAGGACGGGGAACGGGCGCCACCTTCTTTTGAGGTGGCCCGACGGAGCCGACATCAAGAGCCGGAATGGAAAACTTGGGCACCGCCTCGACGTCAAGGCAAATGGCGGATATATCCTGTGGCCTGGAAGCGTCCACCCCTCCGGAGCAATCTACGAGGTCGAGAAGAATCTTCCAATGGCCGATTGCCCGCCTTGGCTCCTCGAACTCGTTACAAAGAACTGGAACTGGGATGGGGCACGCAGGGAACGGGCCGCAGGACAAACGAGCGCATACGGACGGAAGGCCCTTGATGACGAGTGTGCAAAGGTTGCCACCACCCCCGATGGCGAGCGCAACGAGACGTTGAACCGGGCGGCCTATCGAATATTCCAGTTGGTCTCCGGCGGGCATATCGCCGAAGGCGAGGCGGTGGCCCGTCTCACCGAAGCCGCTCGAACCGCCGGGCTCAGTGCTGCCGAAATCGAAAAGACGATCCGTTCAGCCGCCGCTGGCATGGGCTCACCGCGAGGGCCCGAACCGAACGAAAGAGGTTCAAGCGCACGGGCCGAAGGCGCCGAGCCTACACCAGAAACGCCCGCCGTCCCCTGGCCGACTGCCACGGATGAAATGTTCTTTGGTTGGATGGGCGATCATGCACGCGAGGCGACTGAGAACACCGAAGCCGACCCCGTGGCAACTTACCTGACGGAGCTTGTCGCCTTCGGGGTAGAAGCCGGGCGTGATGCGCATTTGAGGATCGGCGACGACGAGCACCATGCCCGCCTTTTCGTGGCGATAGTAGGGAACACGAGCCGGGGCCGGAAGGGCACATCGGCCGGGCCGGTCCTGACGCTTTTTAAGTCAGAAGATGGAGACCCGGCGAGCATGGACCACCGTTTTGCCCGGTTGTCACACGGGCCCCTGAGCACCGGCGAAGGGCTCGCGTTTGCGGTTCGTGATCCTAGGTATGAGTGGGACAGAAAACAACAAGAGAGTGTCATGGTGGAGGCGGGAATTGCGGATAAAAGGCTATTTGTGCTGGACTCGGAGATGGCGAGTGCCCTGGCCTGCACGAAGCGGGAAGGCAACACGCTTAGCACCCTTCTAAGGTGCTTCTGGGATGGATCGCCGGCCGAACCATTGACGAAGACGAGCCCCACAAGGAGCACCGGACATCACGTCGGAATTGTCACTCACATTACGCATCATGAACTTTTGAAACGCCTCCCCGACACCGAAAATTTTAGCGGATTTTCAAATCGCTTTCTTTGGGTATGCGCCCGCCGGCCGCAGTTGGTCCCCCTCCCCTCGCGGATGCCCAAGCAAAGGGTGCGCGAGTACCGGAAAACCCTCCTGAGATGCCTGGCCTTCGCCCAAGGGGTTGGTGAAATCACCCTTTCCGACGCCGCACGGGACCTGTGGCTTGAGGTCTATCCCCGCCTGTCAGTGGACACCCCTGGGCTGATCGGGGCCGTGACCAGCCGATCCGAGTCATACACCTTGCGCCTCGCCCTCATCTTTGCCCTTTCGGATTGTTCCAGAGAAATCAAGCCGGATCACCTTCGGGCAGCCCTCGAAGTGTGGTGCTATTGCGAGGCGTCGGCGCGTTACATCTTCTCGGGGGCCGCCGAGGACTCCACTCAGGCCAAGATCCTCGAAGCCCTGGCCGATGGGCCTAAGACCGGAACGGAACTCTACAAGGGCGTATTCGCTTGTAATGTTAAAGCCGAAAAAATTAAAGGGGGCCTCGACGAACTCAAAAAATCTGGAAGGATTGTTGAGCAGGCGGAGAAAACCTCCGGCCGGCCGAGGGTCACTTATGCCTTGAAGGTCCGGCGACCGGATACCGACGACGAGGTGACGATATGA
- a CDS encoding hypothetical protein (Evidence 5 : Unknown function) translates to MTPLETLRAAGLNAEVIGGQLKVSGLSRLQAGRREKAIQHAREHRDEIIAELESTPTKGIDSSENVQQRGDMEAEHCDRRTQEVIRELNAAGRRFTDLSSADRRQADDLAEQMTTAANSRDRASFENVLAKWRDILIR, encoded by the coding sequence ATGACCCCCCTTGAAACGCTCCGTGCTGCAGGGCTTAACGCGGAGGTCATCGGCGGGCAGTTGAAGGTCAGCGGGCTGTCCCGGCTGCAAGCGGGCCGCAGGGAGAAAGCGATTCAACATGCCAGGGAGCATCGCGACGAAATCATAGCCGAGTTGGAAAGCACCCCTACCAAAGGCATAGACTCATCCGAGAACGTCCAGCAGCGTGGCGATATGGAAGCTGAACATTGTGACCGACGGACTCAAGAGGTCATCCGGGAGTTGAACGCGGCCGGCCGGAGGTTCACGGATTTATCGTCTGCAGATCGTCGTCAGGCCGATGACCTGGCCGAGCAGATGACCACCGCAGCAAACTCCAGGGATAGAGCCAGCTTCGAGAATGTGCTAGCGAAATGGCGTGACATTCTAATACGTTGA
- a CDS encoding Excisionase DNA binding family protein (modular protein): MAMIEKKDRVLRPDQVSEILKVSRRTVYRLVSEGELEAFRVRGSLRVRQSAVKAYIRRQIALFQAENGVAWDSVSDETQRATSP, from the coding sequence TTGGCGATGATCGAGAAAAAAGACCGAGTCCTTAGGCCGGATCAAGTCTCCGAAATTCTTAAAGTTTCCAGGCGGACGGTTTATCGGCTGGTGTCTGAAGGCGAGCTTGAGGCTTTCAGGGTGAGGGGGTCACTTCGGGTGCGGCAAAGTGCCGTCAAGGCCTACATTCGGCGACAAATTGCCCTCTTCCAGGCAGAGAACGGCGTGGCGTGGGATTCTGTGTCAGACGAGACACAGCGTGCCACCAGTCCTTGA
- a CDS encoding hypothetical protein (Evidence 5 : Unknown function) — translation MSTSHIQLVSRDSIPGHSLLVGDERYRWVPDYIRLQDLRREAKRLREQKRLTRNAALAREELLAELRVLFDGEREKRVTAIRQHIISDIRQRGRSGGRDLPGWILGRVAMDRWPPAVDFSEVEAAVADIEGEIFGETLAEREAELEAIEERLAEITTEINELSPDRYFLIGVGGKVIGDVRDDFVAHWRRLQRSCRTPAGPQGYALRLSQPEEADAYRALGIGKFVNERGDAPAAHPGHGNG, via the coding sequence ATGAGCACCAGCCATATTCAACTTGTCAGTAGGGATTCGATCCCAGGGCATAGCCTGCTTGTGGGCGACGAGCGTTACCGTTGGGTGCCCGATTATATCCGGCTCCAGGACCTCCGCCGCGAGGCCAAGAGGCTCCGGGAGCAGAAGCGGCTCACACGAAACGCCGCGCTGGCCAGGGAGGAATTACTCGCGGAGCTTCGCGTGTTGTTCGACGGCGAACGGGAGAAGCGCGTCACGGCGATCCGGCAGCACATAATCAGCGACATCCGACAGCGCGGGCGGTCCGGGGGGCGTGATCTTCCGGGGTGGATCTTAGGACGGGTCGCTATGGACCGCTGGCCTCCAGCCGTGGATTTCTCCGAGGTCGAGGCCGCCGTGGCGGACATCGAGGGCGAGATTTTTGGCGAGACTCTCGCGGAGAGGGAAGCCGAACTTGAGGCAATCGAAGAGCGTCTCGCGGAAATCACCACGGAAATCAATGAGTTGTCCCCGGACAGATATTTCTTGATCGGCGTCGGCGGCAAGGTCATTGGAGATGTCCGAGACGACTTTGTGGCCCACTGGCGACGGCTACAGAGGTCTTGCCGCACCCCGGCGGGGCCGCAGGGGTATGCGCTCCGGTTGTCCCAGCCGGAAGAGGCCGACGCCTATCGGGCGCTCGGCATAGGCAAGTTTGTAAACGAGCGAGGCGATGCCCCGGCGGCGCATCCGGGGCACGGGAATGGGTGA
- a CDS encoding hypothetical protein (Evidence 5 : Unknown function), producing MSDMNARIENIKSAICAVKRPDPAPKRGIEGPKMAVKGQKTATPEQIKAAVETARREEREKVLSFARAVAGPGPDVDRLDKAVKMGITAEQMRAAMQFMGKIPGSGKTPTKRPAGVETGRSGHELLRKIKEVNGMANESTQMENNIPGTGMSRFQTYEQAAQFYVDNRGMSKAEALQEAARKFPALHSDYLRRANNGEPLQTIY from the coding sequence TTGAGTGATATGAATGCAAGGATTGAGAACATAAAAAGTGCGATCTGCGCCGTGAAAAGGCCCGACCCGGCCCCGAAAAGGGGCATCGAAGGCCCGAAAATGGCCGTCAAGGGTCAAAAAACGGCGACCCCGGAACAGATCAAGGCAGCGGTCGAGACGGCCCGGCGGGAGGAACGGGAAAAAGTCCTGTCCTTCGCGCGTGCTGTGGCGGGCCCCGGCCCTGACGTGGATCGACTCGACAAGGCGGTTAAAATGGGGATTACGGCGGAGCAGATGCGGGCCGCGATGCAGTTTATGGGAAAGATCCCCGGCTCCGGCAAGACCCCGACAAAGCGACCGGCGGGGGTCGAAACAGGGCGGTCAGGGCACGAATTACTACGAAAGATCAAAGAGGTGAATGGAATGGCGAACGAATCTACTCAAATGGAAAATAACATACCCGGCACGGGTATGAGCAGGTTTCAAACGTATGAGCAGGCGGCGCAGTTCTACGTGGATAATCGCGGGATGTCGAAGGCCGAGGCCTTGCAGGAAGCGGCGCGGAAGTTCCCGGCGTTGCACTCCGATTATCTCCGGCGGGCCAATAACGGCGAGCCGCTCCAAACAATCTATTGA
- a CDS encoding hypothetical protein (Evidence 5 : Unknown function), which translates to MNPLNPPIYSLFYHLNTLNGLLFTLDNQLQIFEKQYRESISQSSIDISDIFAGCRLLIRDLTEWPGEGLVRYYPSGRFSSKGEEYFEVIKIILARESAWTIAQSLEAFERFLKDISVNMLLNQQSIAEPEKLHNFESDRKSNCLKKSDTIFWKAYFEYHYKTNRDKLKFLRRICPDIGTAENNNNRVINLKDWFPVVEEVRHSATHSIFLIKKMRMKDWSKEKREILKKYFSGACTDEGYQLNISKENATFCLELFSEYSFQIYKYLSISNEYDWNILNKKTI; encoded by the coding sequence ATGAACCCTCTAAATCCTCCAATATATAGTCTCTTCTATCATCTTAATACCCTTAATGGGTTGCTATTCACCCTTGATAATCAACTGCAAATTTTCGAAAAACAATATAGAGAGTCAATCTCTCAATCGTCTATCGATATATCAGATATTTTCGCAGGATGCCGACTCCTAATAAGAGATCTTACTGAATGGCCCGGTGAGGGACTGGTAAGGTATTATCCTTCCGGCAGATTTTCATCAAAGGGTGAGGAGTATTTTGAGGTCATCAAGATAATATTGGCTCGTGAGTCTGCATGGACTATTGCTCAATCGTTAGAGGCATTTGAGAGATTTTTGAAGGATATATCTGTAAATATGTTGTTAAATCAGCAAAGTATCGCTGAACCTGAAAAACTCCACAACTTTGAGTCAGATAGAAAAAGTAATTGCTTAAAGAAATCTGATACCATTTTTTGGAAGGCATATTTCGAGTACCACTACAAAACGAATAGAGATAAATTAAAGTTTCTTCGGAGGATATGCCCCGATATTGGAACAGCAGAAAATAATAATAACCGTGTAATCAATTTAAAGGACTGGTTTCCTGTTGTTGAAGAAGTTCGCCACAGTGCTACTCATTCAATTTTTCTTATAAAAAAGATGAGAATGAAAGATTGGTCCAAAGAGAAAAGGGAAATTCTTAAAAAATATTTTTCTGGTGCCTGCACTGATGAAGGTTATCAACTGAATATTTCCAAAGAAAACGCGACATTTTGTCTTGAACTTTTCTCTGAATATTCTTTTCAAATATATAAATATCTCTCAATTTCAAATGAGTATGATTGGAACATATTAAACAAAAAAACAATATAA
- a CDS encoding hypothetical protein (Evidence 5 : Unknown function), producing MPGVGPERTQEKEENMNRNRLIIMIVSAVLAFSVIAVATVQLPQHKFNSSSRPGRAKAQVRAIVAPRTLTQAQFMQTAVDICKVYESRAAGSFLVQFFSSPSCLTGWDGTGLLRDSDWPYWLCRVTVETNAEGQLYANTFKLAIDENTGEERTDVLKN from the coding sequence ATGCCGGGCGTTGGGCCGGAGAGAACACAAGAAAAGGAGGAAAATATGAATAGAAATCGGCTCATTATCATGATTGTATCGGCGGTGCTTGCTTTCTCAGTAATTGCGGTTGCAACTGTGCAACTTCCGCAACACAAATTCAACTCATCGTCTCGCCCCGGCCGGGCCAAGGCCCAGGTTCGAGCTATTGTTGCTCCGAGAACATTGACGCAAGCGCAGTTCATGCAAACCGCTGTTGATATCTGCAAGGTATATGAGTCACGGGCGGCTGGGTCTTTTCTCGTCCAGTTTTTTTCATCACCGTCGTGCCTCACGGGATGGGATGGCACAGGCCTACTGCGGGATTCAGACTGGCCGTATTGGCTCTGTCGGGTAACAGTTGAGACGAATGCTGAGGGCCAACTATACGCTAACACATTCAAGCTGGCGATAGATGAAAATACGGGAGAAGAACGGACAGATGTCTTGAAAAATTGA
- a CDS encoding hypothetical protein (Evidence 5 : Unknown function): MGLLNWLFGTKQETTRSQKVRFDFLIYDGGEEIEPNKWYQKSSWNNKNFVNYKGSWGSDWKWSDEGKVKVVGLSHGDRSKDFLRLAQESSFKMYLESEPDNPVNRNALKVMASATIDDITVSKHIGYLPDDIAKKYAGVELDIRPDSAFLPTTDDLNLGVKVALLVRSTQYLKKKKI, translated from the coding sequence ATGGGCTTACTTAACTGGCTATTTGGAACCAAGCAGGAAACTACAAGATCTCAAAAAGTGAGATTCGATTTTTTAATCTACGATGGTGGCGAGGAAATAGAACCAAACAAATGGTACCAAAAGTCCTCTTGGAATAATAAAAATTTCGTGAACTATAAAGGATCGTGGGGTTCGGATTGGAAATGGTCTGACGAAGGAAAAGTCAAGGTTGTTGGATTGTCACACGGCGATCGCTCGAAAGATTTTCTGCGTTTAGCACAAGAATCATCATTCAAAATGTATTTAGAATCTGAACCTGATAATCCAGTAAATCGAAATGCTTTAAAAGTGATGGCCAGCGCGACAATCGATGACATTACTGTATCAAAACACATAGGATACTTGCCGGATGATATCGCAAAAAAGTATGCCGGTGTTGAACTCGATATTAGACCAGATTCAGCCTTTTTGCCGACAACCGATGATCTAAATTTAGGTGTTAAGGTTGCTTTATTAGTCCGGTCAACTCAATATCTAAAAAAGAAGAAGATATAA